The Bombus terrestris chromosome 9, iyBomTerr1.2, whole genome shotgun sequence genome contains a region encoding:
- the LOC100642213 gene encoding cullin-4B isoform X2, with the protein MCNHKMASTLYTKLTRLTEAHVQANIEQFLAESMDRHIFLKKMNECWQSHCRQMIMIRSIFLYLDRTYVLQNPSILSIWDMGLHLFRVYIVLNNLVQTRTVEGLLMLIEKERQGDTVDRTLLKSLLRMLSDLQIYQDAFETKFLVATERLYAAEGQRLMNEHDVPEYLAHVDKRLQEENERLLHYLDASTKWSLIHTVEKQLLSEHITSILQKGLSGLLDENRINDLSLLYNLYSRVKNGLVELCLNFNSYIKKKGKTIVIDPEKDKTMVQELLDFKDKMDNIVNTCFHKNEKFANSLKEAFEAFINQRANKPAELIAKFVDCKLRAGNKEATEEELERLLDKIMVLFRFIHGKDVFEAFYKKDLAKRLLVGKSASVDAEKSMLSKLKQECGGGFTSKLEGMFKDMELSKDINIAFKQYAGNLQSELSASNLDLTVSILTMGYWPTYPVMEVTLPPEMVQYQDVFNKFYLGKHSGRKLQWQPTLGHCVLKAWFNQGNKELQVSLFQALVLILFNDADNLSLEDIKAATNIEDGELRRTLQSLACGKARVLQKNPRGRDVADNDRFVFNADFTNKLFRIKINQIQMKETNEEQKATEERVYQDRQYQIDAAIVRIMKMRKTLSHNLLISELYNQLKFPVKPADLKKRIESLIDRDYMERDKDNANEYNYVA; encoded by the exons ATGTGTAATCATAAGATGGCATCTACATTATATACAAAGCTAACAAGGTTAACAGAAGCTCATGTACAAGCAAATATAGAACAGTTTTTAGCAGAATCAATGGACAGGCatatattcttaaaaaaaatgAATGAATGTTGGCAATCACATTGCAGACAAATGATTATGATTAgaagtatttttctatatttggATAGAACATATGTATTACAAAATCCAAGTATTTTATCTATTTG GGATATGGGTTTACATTTGTTTAGAGTGTATATTGTTCTGAATAACTTAGTTCAAACACGTACAGTGGAAGGATTACTTATGCTTATTGAAAAAGAGCGTCAAGGTGATACAGTGGATAGAACACTTCTTAAGTCTTTATTAAGAATGCTATCAGATCTACAAATCTACCAAGATGCTTTTGAAACTAA atttttggTTGCTACTGAAAGATTATATGCTGCTGAAGGTCAACGACTGATGAATGAACACGATGTTCCTGAGTACTTAGCACACGTAGACAAACGGCTTCAAGAGGAAAACGAACGTTTGTTACATTACCTCGATGCATCTACAAA ATGGTCTTTGATACACACAGTGGAAAAGCAGTTATTATCTGAACATATTACCAGCATTTTACAAAAAGGATTAAGTGGTTTGCTGGATGAAAATAGAATTAATGATTTAtctttactttataatttatatagtcGAGTGAAAAACGGCCTTGTAGAACTTTGtctaaattttaattcttatattaag AAAAAAGGTAAAACCATAGTTATAGATCCAGAGAAAGATAAAACTATGGTTCAGGAACTCTTAGATTTCAAAGATAAAATGGACAATATAGTTAATACATGTTTTcataagaatgaaaaatttgcaaatagTTTAAAAGAAGCTTTTGAAGCCTTTATTAACCAACGTGCGAACAAACCTGCTGAATTAATAG CGAAATTTGTTGATTGCAAGTTAAGGGCGGGTAATAAAGAAGCGACAGAAGAAGAATTAGAAAGATTATTAGATAAAATCATGGTATTGTTCAGATTTATTCATGGAAAAGATGTATTCGAGGCATTCTATAAAAAAGATTTGGCCAAACGTTTGTTAGTTGGTAAATCAGCTTCTGTTGATGCTGAAAAATCCATGTTATCTAAATTGAAACAAGAATGTGGTGGTGGCTTTACCAGTAAATTGGAAGGGATGTTTAAAGATATGGAACTTagtaaagatattaatattgcTTTTAAACAG TATGCAGGAAATTTGCAAAGCGAATTGTCTGCTAGTAATTTGGATTTAACTGTTTCAATACTTACAATGGGTTATTGGCCAACATATCCTGTAATGGAAGTAACATTACCCCCAGAAATGGTTCAGTATCAagatgtatttaataaattctatttggGAAAACATAGCGGTAGAAAATTACAATGGCAACCTACCTTGGGGCATTGTGTATTAAAAGCTTGGTTTAATCAG GGTAATAAGGAACTCCAAGTTTCGTTGTTTCAAGCATTGGTGTTAATCTTATTTAATGATGCTGATAACTTGTCTTTGGAAGATATAAAAGCAGCAACAAATATAGAAGATGGTGAACTTAGGAGAACTCTACAATCCTTAGCTTGTGGGAAAGCCAGAGTGTTACAAAAAAATCCAAGAGGAAGAGACGTTGCAGATAATGATAGATTTGTTTTTAATGCAgactttacaaataaattattcagaATTAAGATAAATCAAATTCAAATGAAAGAAACG AACGAGGAACAAAAAGCTACAGAGGAAAGAGTCTATCAAGATAGACAATATCAGATAGATGCAGCTATTGTTAGAAttatgaaaatgagaaaaacaCTTTCGCACAATCTGTTGATTAGTGAACTATACAATCAGCTCAAGTTTCCTGTAAAG
- the LOC100652241 gene encoding adenylate kinase, producing MAPRAEAVPKEISEVSKDVPSRGINAVLLGPPGCGKGTQAPLLKERYCVCHLSTGDMLRAEINSGSAIGTEIKKVMDDGKLVSDDLVVNMIDSNLDKPECKRGFLLDGFPRSVPQAEKLDEMLKKRQTKLDAVIEFGIDDNLLIKRITGRLIHPASGRSYHEEFSPPKEHMKDDITGEPLIKRSDDNAEALKKRLATYHTQTQPLIDYYTLQGVHYYVNAAQSPKNVFKDIDHIFLKTTKEEKKKGFFSWLF from the exons ATGGCTCCGCGTGCAGAAGCAGTGCCAAAGGAAATTTCAGAAGTTTCAAAAGATGTACCGAGTAGAGGAATTAATGCAGTTTTATTAGGACCACCTGGTTGCGGTAAAGGTACACag GCACCGCTATTGAAAGAACGATACTGTGTATGTCATCTATCTACAGGTGACATGCTTCGAGCAGAAATTAATTCTGGATCCGCTATTGgaacagaaattaaaaaagtaatgGATGATGGTAAATTAGTCAGTGATGATCTTGTAGTTAATATGATTGATAGTAATCTAGATAAACCTGAATGTAAACGTGGTTTTTTGTTGGATGGTTTTCCTAGAAGTGTACCACAAGCTGAAAAA CTTGATGAAATGTTAAAGAAGAGACAAACCAAGTTAGATGCTGTGATAGAGTTTGGAATTGAtgataatttgttaataaaaagaATCACAGGTCGTTTAATACATCCTGCAAGTGGCAGATCGTACCATGAAGAATTTTCTCCTCCTAAAGAACATATGAAAGATGAT ATTACTGGAGAGCCATTAATTAAAAGATCTGATGATAATGCAGAAGCATTGAAGAAACGATTAGCAACATATCACACACAAACTCAACCTTTGATTGATTATTATACTTTACAAGGGGTTCATTATTATGTTAATGCAGCTCAATCTCCTAAAAACGTTTTTAAAGACATTGACCACATTTTCCTAAAAACAactaaagaagagaaaaaaaaaggtttCTTCAGTTGGCTCTTTTAA
- the LOC100642213 gene encoding cullin-4A isoform X1 codes for MSRLGGTQVLATAQVKRTAADHAAVLNFGAAKRSKLSAVAVTEINEIENMTDTAATTTDTQKRANFSALTVGNPNGVNKISPSLASAKPGTARKLVIKNFKNKPKLPENYQEQTWEKLQEAVIAIQTSKSIRYSLEELYQAVENMCNHKMASTLYTKLTRLTEAHVQANIEQFLAESMDRHIFLKKMNECWQSHCRQMIMIRSIFLYLDRTYVLQNPSILSIWDMGLHLFRVYIVLNNLVQTRTVEGLLMLIEKERQGDTVDRTLLKSLLRMLSDLQIYQDAFETKFLVATERLYAAEGQRLMNEHDVPEYLAHVDKRLQEENERLLHYLDASTKWSLIHTVEKQLLSEHITSILQKGLSGLLDENRINDLSLLYNLYSRVKNGLVELCLNFNSYIKKKGKTIVIDPEKDKTMVQELLDFKDKMDNIVNTCFHKNEKFANSLKEAFEAFINQRANKPAELIAKFVDCKLRAGNKEATEEELERLLDKIMVLFRFIHGKDVFEAFYKKDLAKRLLVGKSASVDAEKSMLSKLKQECGGGFTSKLEGMFKDMELSKDINIAFKQYAGNLQSELSASNLDLTVSILTMGYWPTYPVMEVTLPPEMVQYQDVFNKFYLGKHSGRKLQWQPTLGHCVLKAWFNQGNKELQVSLFQALVLILFNDADNLSLEDIKAATNIEDGELRRTLQSLACGKARVLQKNPRGRDVADNDRFVFNADFTNKLFRIKINQIQMKETNEEQKATEERVYQDRQYQIDAAIVRIMKMRKTLSHNLLISELYNQLKFPVKPADLKKRIESLIDRDYMERDKDNANEYNYVA; via the exons ATGTCTAGGCTCGGGGGGACTCAGGTTCTAGCCACAGCACAGGTGAAGAGGACGGCCGCTGATCACGCAGCGGTGTTAAACTTTGGTGCTGCAAAACGCAGCAAGCTGTCCGCCGTTGCGGTCACGGAGATCAACGAGATTGAAAACATGACGGATACGGCTGCAACCACAACTGATACTCAAAAAAGGGCCAATTTCTCGGCTTTAACCGTTGGGAATCCAAACGGCGTCAACAAGATTTCACCAAGTTTGGCAAGCGCGAAACCTGGTACAGCTAGAAAGCTCGTCATCAAAAACTTCAAAA ATAAACCAAAATTGCCTGAAAATTATCAAGAGCAAACATGGGAGAAGTTGCAAGAAGCTGTAATTGCAATCCAGACCAGCAAAAGTATTCGTTATTCATTAGAAGAGCTTTATCAGGCAGTTGAAAATATGTGTAATCATAAGATGGCATCTACATTATATACAAAGCTAACAAGGTTAACAGAAGCTCATGTACAAGCAAATATAGAACAGTTTTTAGCAGAATCAATGGACAGGCatatattcttaaaaaaaatgAATGAATGTTGGCAATCACATTGCAGACAAATGATTATGATTAgaagtatttttctatatttggATAGAACATATGTATTACAAAATCCAAGTATTTTATCTATTTG GGATATGGGTTTACATTTGTTTAGAGTGTATATTGTTCTGAATAACTTAGTTCAAACACGTACAGTGGAAGGATTACTTATGCTTATTGAAAAAGAGCGTCAAGGTGATACAGTGGATAGAACACTTCTTAAGTCTTTATTAAGAATGCTATCAGATCTACAAATCTACCAAGATGCTTTTGAAACTAA atttttggTTGCTACTGAAAGATTATATGCTGCTGAAGGTCAACGACTGATGAATGAACACGATGTTCCTGAGTACTTAGCACACGTAGACAAACGGCTTCAAGAGGAAAACGAACGTTTGTTACATTACCTCGATGCATCTACAAA ATGGTCTTTGATACACACAGTGGAAAAGCAGTTATTATCTGAACATATTACCAGCATTTTACAAAAAGGATTAAGTGGTTTGCTGGATGAAAATAGAATTAATGATTTAtctttactttataatttatatagtcGAGTGAAAAACGGCCTTGTAGAACTTTGtctaaattttaattcttatattaag AAAAAAGGTAAAACCATAGTTATAGATCCAGAGAAAGATAAAACTATGGTTCAGGAACTCTTAGATTTCAAAGATAAAATGGACAATATAGTTAATACATGTTTTcataagaatgaaaaatttgcaaatagTTTAAAAGAAGCTTTTGAAGCCTTTATTAACCAACGTGCGAACAAACCTGCTGAATTAATAG CGAAATTTGTTGATTGCAAGTTAAGGGCGGGTAATAAAGAAGCGACAGAAGAAGAATTAGAAAGATTATTAGATAAAATCATGGTATTGTTCAGATTTATTCATGGAAAAGATGTATTCGAGGCATTCTATAAAAAAGATTTGGCCAAACGTTTGTTAGTTGGTAAATCAGCTTCTGTTGATGCTGAAAAATCCATGTTATCTAAATTGAAACAAGAATGTGGTGGTGGCTTTACCAGTAAATTGGAAGGGATGTTTAAAGATATGGAACTTagtaaagatattaatattgcTTTTAAACAG TATGCAGGAAATTTGCAAAGCGAATTGTCTGCTAGTAATTTGGATTTAACTGTTTCAATACTTACAATGGGTTATTGGCCAACATATCCTGTAATGGAAGTAACATTACCCCCAGAAATGGTTCAGTATCAagatgtatttaataaattctatttggGAAAACATAGCGGTAGAAAATTACAATGGCAACCTACCTTGGGGCATTGTGTATTAAAAGCTTGGTTTAATCAG GGTAATAAGGAACTCCAAGTTTCGTTGTTTCAAGCATTGGTGTTAATCTTATTTAATGATGCTGATAACTTGTCTTTGGAAGATATAAAAGCAGCAACAAATATAGAAGATGGTGAACTTAGGAGAACTCTACAATCCTTAGCTTGTGGGAAAGCCAGAGTGTTACAAAAAAATCCAAGAGGAAGAGACGTTGCAGATAATGATAGATTTGTTTTTAATGCAgactttacaaataaattattcagaATTAAGATAAATCAAATTCAAATGAAAGAAACG AACGAGGAACAAAAAGCTACAGAGGAAAGAGTCTATCAAGATAGACAATATCAGATAGATGCAGCTATTGTTAGAAttatgaaaatgagaaaaacaCTTTCGCACAATCTGTTGATTAGTGAACTATACAATCAGCTCAAGTTTCCTGTAAAG